One genomic region from Streptomyces sp. Li-HN-5-11 encodes:
- a CDS encoding sugar ABC transporter permease, whose amino-acid sequence MTVAIDRATGRRRGDRAPRPGPARRLRLGFQKYWYAYAMIAPVVVVLGGIVGYPLLRGFYLTLTDANSLNSARTIGVNHIAATYKFIGLDNYKDILFGPTSYDRFWSHFLWTVFWTAACVVLHYTIGLGLALMLNQRLRGRTLYRLVLVLPWAVPTFVTVFSWRIMLADSGVLNQVLHALHLPQPQWLEDTFWQRFAAIMVNTWCGVPFMMLSLLGGLQSIDSSLYEAAEMDGASAWQRFRHVTLPGLRSVSSTVVLLGIIWTFNQFVIVFLLFGPTSAPDAQILVTWAYYLGFGQQPRDFAQSAAYGVLLLSILTVFTSFYFRWLKRNDQLAV is encoded by the coding sequence ATGACAGTCGCCATCGACCGCGCGACCGGCAGGCGCCGCGGTGACCGCGCACCCCGGCCCGGGCCGGCCCGGCGCCTCAGGCTCGGATTCCAGAAGTACTGGTATGCCTATGCGATGATCGCCCCGGTGGTCGTCGTGCTCGGCGGCATCGTGGGCTATCCGCTGCTGCGCGGCTTCTACCTGACCCTCACCGACGCCAACAGCCTCAACTCGGCGCGCACGATCGGCGTCAACCACATCGCCGCCACGTACAAGTTCATCGGACTGGACAACTACAAGGACATCCTGTTCGGCCCGACGTCGTACGACCGGTTCTGGTCGCACTTCCTGTGGACCGTCTTCTGGACCGCCGCCTGCGTGGTCCTGCACTACACCATCGGGCTCGGCCTCGCGCTGATGCTCAACCAGAGGCTGCGCGGCCGCACCCTCTACCGGCTGGTGCTGGTCCTGCCGTGGGCCGTGCCGACCTTCGTCACCGTCTTCTCCTGGCGGATCATGCTCGCCGACTCCGGCGTGCTCAACCAGGTCCTCCACGCGCTCCACCTGCCCCAGCCGCAGTGGCTGGAGGACACCTTCTGGCAGCGGTTCGCCGCGATCATGGTGAACACCTGGTGCGGTGTGCCGTTCATGATGCTCTCGCTCCTCGGCGGACTGCAGTCCATCGACTCCTCGCTCTACGAGGCGGCGGAGATGGACGGGGCGAGCGCCTGGCAGCGGTTCCGGCACGTCACGCTGCCCGGCCTGCGCAGCGTCAGCTCCACCGTCGTCCTGCTCGGCATCATCTGGACCTTCAACCAGTTCGTCATCGTCTTCCTGCTGTTCGGACCCACCAGCGCGCCCGACGCCCAGATCCTCGTCACCTGGGCGTACTACCTGGGCTTCGGGCAGCAGCCGCGCGACTTCGCCCAGTCCGCCGCGTACGGCGTGCTGCTGCTGTCGATCCTGACCGTCTTCACCTCCTTCTACTTCCGCTGGCTGAAGCGCAATGACCAGCTCGCCGTCTGA
- a CDS encoding extracellular solute-binding protein: protein MRRGIVATALVASLALAATACGGSDSGSDKSGGPVTITWWDTSNATNEAPTYQALVKQFEAANKNIKVNYVNVPFDQAQNKFDTAAGSKGAPDVMRSEVGWTPAFAKKGYFLPLDGTEALADQSKFQPNLIKQAQYDGKTYGVPLVTDTLALVYNKAIFKKAGITEAPRTWDELKADAFKIDAKENVYGYWGSTQAYFAQPFLYGEGTDTVDATAKKITVNSPAAKKAYGTWLSLFHGQGLHKADTTADAYAHIMDAFVSGQVAAIVQGPWEITNIYKGSAFKDKSNLGITTVPAGSTGKAGAPTGGHNLSVYAGSDKAHQEAALKFVKFMTSAASQETIAQKNSTLPTRDDAYTAQVKSDPGIAGFQGVLGAAQPRPALPEYSSLWGPLDTELPKIAGGKESLDQGLGNAETAIAKLVPGFSR, encoded by the coding sequence ATGCGGCGTGGCATAGTGGCCACCGCGCTGGTGGCGTCCCTCGCCCTCGCGGCGACGGCGTGCGGCGGGAGCGACAGCGGCAGCGACAAGTCCGGCGGCCCGGTGACCATCACCTGGTGGGACACCTCCAACGCCACCAACGAGGCGCCGACGTACCAGGCCCTGGTCAAGCAGTTCGAGGCGGCCAACAAGAACATCAAGGTCAATTACGTCAACGTGCCCTTCGACCAGGCGCAGAACAAGTTCGACACGGCCGCCGGCTCCAAGGGCGCCCCCGACGTGATGCGCTCCGAGGTCGGCTGGACCCCGGCCTTCGCCAAGAAGGGCTACTTCCTGCCCCTGGACGGTACCGAGGCCCTCGCGGACCAGTCCAAGTTCCAGCCGAACCTCATCAAGCAGGCCCAGTACGACGGCAAGACCTACGGCGTGCCGCTGGTCACCGACACCCTCGCCCTCGTCTACAACAAGGCGATCTTCAAGAAGGCCGGCATCACCGAGGCCCCCAGGACGTGGGACGAACTGAAGGCCGACGCCTTCAAGATCGACGCCAAGGAGAACGTCTACGGCTACTGGGGCTCCACCCAGGCCTACTTCGCCCAGCCCTTCCTCTACGGCGAGGGCACCGACACCGTCGACGCCACCGCCAAGAAGATCACCGTGAACTCGCCCGCCGCCAAGAAGGCCTACGGCACCTGGCTCAGCCTCTTCCACGGGCAGGGCCTGCACAAGGCCGACACCACCGCCGACGCCTACGCCCACATCATGGACGCGTTCGTGAGCGGCCAGGTCGCCGCGATCGTCCAGGGCCCCTGGGAGATCACGAACATCTACAAGGGCTCCGCCTTCAAGGACAAGTCCAACCTCGGCATCACCACCGTCCCGGCCGGTTCCACCGGCAAGGCGGGCGCCCCGACCGGCGGCCACAACCTGTCGGTCTACGCCGGTTCCGACAAGGCCCACCAGGAAGCGGCCCTGAAGTTCGTGAAGTTCATGACCTCGGCGGCCTCCCAGGAGACCATCGCCCAGAAGAACTCCACGCTGCCCACCCGCGACGACGCCTACACCGCCCAGGTCAAGTCCGACCCCGGAATCGCCGGCTTCCAGGGGGTCCTCGGTGCCGCCCAGCCGCGCCCGGCGCTGCCCGAGTACAGCTCCCTGTGGGGGCCGCTCGACACCGAGCTCCCGAAGATCGCCGGCGGCAAGGAGTCCCTGGACCAGGGTCTGGGCAACGCGGAGACCGCGATCGCCAAGCTGGTCCCCGGCTTCAGCAGGTAA
- a CDS encoding LacI family DNA-binding transcriptional regulator, producing the protein MTTRLADIAAQAGVSEATVSRVLNGKPGVAATTRQSVLAALDVLGYERPVRLRQRSEGLVGLITPELENPIFPALAQVIGQALTRQGYTPVLATQTPGGSTEDELTEMLVDRGVAGIIYVSGLHADTTADMERYERLRAQGVPYVLVDGFSPKVQAPFISPDDRAATTLAVTHLVSLGHTRIGLALGPKRFVPVQRKIEGFVRAMQDQLGLAAQAVESQFVQHSLYTLEGGQAAAAALIERDCTAVVCASDMMALGAIRAARQRGLDVPRDVSVVGFDDSPLIAFTDPPLTTIRKPVPAMGQAAVRTLLEEIGGTPAPHSEFVFMPELVVRGSTASVPGDRSRP; encoded by the coding sequence GTGACCACACGGCTTGCCGACATCGCCGCTCAGGCGGGGGTGAGCGAAGCGACCGTCAGCCGCGTCCTCAACGGCAAGCCGGGCGTCGCCGCCACCACCCGCCAGTCCGTGCTGGCCGCCCTCGACGTCCTGGGGTACGAGCGCCCGGTGCGGCTGCGGCAGCGCAGCGAGGGCCTGGTGGGCCTGATCACTCCCGAGCTGGAGAACCCGATCTTCCCGGCCCTGGCCCAGGTCATCGGCCAGGCGCTCACCCGGCAGGGCTACACCCCGGTGCTCGCCACCCAGACCCCGGGCGGCTCCACGGAGGACGAGCTGACGGAGATGCTGGTGGACCGCGGGGTCGCCGGGATCATCTACGTCTCCGGCCTGCACGCCGACACCACGGCCGACATGGAACGCTACGAGCGCCTGCGCGCCCAGGGAGTGCCGTACGTGCTGGTGGACGGCTTCTCCCCGAAGGTCCAGGCGCCCTTCATCTCCCCCGACGACCGGGCGGCGACGACCCTGGCGGTCACCCATCTGGTCTCCCTCGGCCACACCCGCATCGGGCTGGCCCTCGGCCCGAAACGGTTCGTCCCGGTCCAGCGCAAGATCGAGGGCTTCGTCCGCGCGATGCAGGACCAGCTGGGCCTGGCCGCTCAGGCCGTCGAGTCGCAGTTCGTCCAGCACTCCCTCTACACCCTGGAGGGCGGCCAGGCGGCCGCCGCGGCGCTCATCGAGCGCGACTGCACGGCGGTCGTCTGCGCCAGCGACATGATGGCGCTCGGGGCGATACGGGCGGCCCGGCAGCGCGGCCTGGACGTGCCCCGGGACGTCTCCGTCGTCGGCTTCGACGACTCCCCGCTCATCGCGTTCACCGACCCGCCCCTGACGACGATCCGCAAGCCGGTGCCGGCCATGGGTCAGGCGGCGGTGCGCACGCTGCTGGAGGAGATCGGCGGGACGCCCGCGCCGCACAGCGAGTTCGTGTTCATGCCGGAGCTCGTGGTGCGCGGTTCGACCGCCTCGGTCCCGGGGGACCGGAGCCGTCCGTAG
- a CDS encoding phosphatase PAP2 family protein, protein MGDTTVTRPEGPERAFRYRVADERRFTVLHRLRSPRRPRLWFEVLLIAVSYWTYSLIRNAVPEQKAEALRNADWVWRAEHQLGIAVEQLVNHAVNSVTWLIIGMNYYYATLHFVVTVGVLVWLFRRHPGRYAAMRLALFATTGVALLGYYLCPLAPPRLMSGGRFVDTVQVHHTWGSMASGDLKHMSNQYAAMPSMHIGWSLWCGLTIFALTAVPWVRVLGLLYPAATLVVIVATANHFWLDAIGGALCLSFGFTVSRLWYGALPHTLPRLAPAGTREPALQPTKA, encoded by the coding sequence ATGGGCGATACGACCGTGACACGGCCGGAAGGTCCGGAACGGGCCTTTCGGTACCGCGTCGCGGACGAGCGGCGCTTCACCGTTCTGCACCGGCTGCGCAGTCCTCGCAGGCCCCGGCTGTGGTTCGAGGTCCTGCTGATCGCGGTGAGTTACTGGACGTACTCGCTGATCCGCAACGCGGTCCCGGAGCAGAAGGCCGAGGCACTGCGCAACGCCGACTGGGTGTGGCGCGCCGAGCACCAGCTGGGCATCGCCGTCGAGCAGTTGGTCAACCATGCCGTGAACTCGGTGACTTGGCTGATCATCGGCATGAACTACTACTACGCCACGCTGCACTTCGTGGTCACGGTCGGTGTCCTGGTGTGGCTCTTCCGCCGCCACCCCGGCCGCTACGCGGCCATGCGCCTGGCGCTCTTCGCGACCACGGGCGTGGCCCTGCTCGGCTACTACCTCTGTCCCCTGGCTCCGCCGCGCCTGATGAGCGGCGGCCGCTTCGTCGACACCGTCCAGGTCCACCACACCTGGGGCTCGATGGCGTCGGGCGACCTCAAGCACATGTCCAACCAGTACGCCGCGATGCCGTCGATGCACATCGGCTGGTCCCTGTGGTGCGGCCTGACGATCTTCGCACTCACCGCCGTGCCGTGGGTGCGCGTGCTCGGCCTCCTCTACCCCGCCGCCACCCTGGTCGTCATCGTGGCGACCGCCAACCACTTCTGGCTGGACGCGATCGGCGGCGCCCTGTGCCTCTCCTTCGGCTTCACCGTGTCCCGGCTGTGGTACGGCGCCCTGCCGCACACGCTGCCGAGGCTGGCCCCGGCCGGGACACGGGAGCCCGCTCTGCAGCCGACGAAGGCCTGA
- a CDS encoding bifunctional [glutamine synthetase] adenylyltransferase/[glutamine synthetase]-adenylyl-L-tyrosine phosphorylase yields MTAPGRRSSTFTRLLRHGFTDASAAERLLESPELAPIRNDPVLLEALGATADPDLALRGLVRLLEAQPAPTARRELLDTLIAAKPLRDRLLGVLGASAALGDHLARHTGDWHALVTYEPQDLHPGVEEFERGLAEADDPVGLRVAYRRCLLSIAARDVCGTTGLAETAAELADLATATLRAALRIARAAAPGDAALCRLAVIAMGKCGGHELNYVSDVDVIFVGEAPEGSDEAKAVRAATRLASHMMRICSETTVEGSIWPVDANLRPEGRNGPLVRTLSSHVAYYQRWAKTWEFQALLKARPVAGDTELGEQYVAALGPLVWKAAERENFVGDVQKMRRRVVENIPAAEVERELKLGPGGLRDVEFAVQLLQLVHGRADASLRSGTTLDALKALAAGGYVGRADAVQLDEAYRFLRSMEHRIQLFRLRRTHLVPEDETDLRRIGRSLGLRVDPVAELTREWRRHTSVVRRLHEKLFYRPLLDAVAQLAPGEARLSPQAARERLVALGYADPAAALRHLEALASGVTRKAAIQRTLLPVLLGWFADSADPDAGLLNFRKVSDALGKTPWYLRLLRDEGAAAENLARVLSAGRLAPDLLLRAPEAVALLGDGDGGGLAPRGRAQLEQEILAAVGRAESAEQAVTAARGVRRRELFRTAAADIVGSYGTEAQPAEADQGALVDLVGGAVSDLTAATLAGTLRAVVGEGWGDSLPTRFAIIAMGRFGGNELGYGSDADVVFVHEPREGVDEREAAQAANRVVAEMRRLLQIPSADPPLLIDADLRPEGKSGPLVRTLKSYEAYYRRWSLVWESQALLRAEPVAGDEDLGRRFVELIDPLRYPARGLDEEAVREIRRLKARMEAERLPRGADPKLHTKLGPGGLSDVEWTVQLLQMRHGAAEPGLRTTRTRQALVAAREVGLVSAEDASILDEAWVLATRVRNAVMLVRGRAGDTFPSDPRELAAVGRYLGHGPGHVGDMLDAYRRTARRARGVVETLFYGT; encoded by the coding sequence ATGACGGCGCCGGGGCGCAGGAGCAGTACCTTCACACGGCTGCTGCGGCACGGCTTCACCGATGCCTCGGCCGCCGAGCGGCTGCTGGAGAGCCCGGAGCTCGCGCCGATAAGGAACGACCCGGTGCTGCTGGAGGCGCTCGGCGCGACCGCCGACCCGGATCTGGCGCTGCGCGGCCTGGTGCGGCTGCTGGAGGCGCAGCCCGCGCCGACGGCCCGGCGTGAGCTGCTCGACACGCTGATAGCGGCCAAGCCGCTGCGGGACCGGCTGCTCGGCGTGCTCGGCGCCTCCGCCGCACTCGGCGACCACCTGGCCCGGCACACCGGCGACTGGCACGCGCTCGTCACCTATGAGCCGCAGGACCTGCACCCGGGCGTGGAGGAGTTCGAGCGGGGGCTCGCCGAGGCCGACGATCCGGTCGGTCTGCGCGTCGCCTACCGGCGCTGCCTGCTGTCCATCGCCGCCCGCGACGTCTGCGGCACCACGGGCCTCGCCGAGACCGCCGCCGAGCTCGCCGACCTCGCCACCGCCACCCTGCGCGCCGCGCTCCGCATCGCCCGCGCCGCCGCGCCCGGCGACGCCGCGCTGTGCCGGCTCGCGGTGATCGCGATGGGCAAGTGCGGCGGCCACGAGCTGAACTACGTGTCCGACGTCGACGTCATCTTCGTCGGGGAGGCCCCCGAGGGGTCGGACGAGGCCAAGGCCGTGCGCGCCGCCACCCGGCTCGCCTCGCACATGATGCGCATCTGCTCCGAGACGACCGTGGAGGGGTCGATCTGGCCCGTCGACGCGAATCTGCGGCCCGAGGGCCGCAACGGTCCGCTGGTGCGGACGCTGAGCAGCCATGTCGCCTACTACCAGCGGTGGGCCAAGACCTGGGAGTTCCAGGCGCTCCTCAAGGCCCGCCCGGTGGCCGGCGACACGGAGCTCGGCGAGCAGTACGTCGCCGCCCTCGGCCCGCTGGTCTGGAAGGCCGCCGAGAGGGAGAACTTCGTCGGCGACGTGCAGAAGATGCGCCGCCGCGTCGTGGAGAACATCCCCGCCGCCGAGGTGGAGCGTGAGCTGAAGCTCGGCCCGGGGGGCCTCAGGGACGTCGAGTTCGCCGTCCAGCTGCTGCAGCTGGTGCACGGGAGGGCGGACGCCTCGCTGCGCAGCGGGACCACGCTGGACGCGCTGAAGGCCCTCGCGGCAGGCGGTTACGTGGGCCGCGCGGACGCCGTGCAGCTCGACGAGGCCTACCGGTTCCTGCGCTCCATGGAGCACCGGATCCAGCTGTTCCGGCTGCGGCGGACCCATCTCGTCCCCGAGGACGAGACCGACCTGCGCCGCATCGGCCGGTCCCTGGGGCTGCGCGTCGACCCGGTCGCCGAGCTCACCCGCGAGTGGCGGCGGCACACCAGCGTCGTACGGCGGCTGCACGAGAAGCTCTTCTACCGGCCGCTGCTCGACGCGGTCGCCCAACTCGCCCCGGGCGAGGCGAGGCTGAGTCCACAGGCGGCGCGGGAGCGGCTGGTGGCGCTCGGGTACGCGGACCCGGCCGCCGCGCTGCGGCATCTGGAGGCTCTCGCCTCCGGCGTCACGCGCAAGGCCGCCATCCAGCGGACCCTGCTGCCGGTGCTGCTGGGGTGGTTCGCGGACTCCGCCGATCCGGACGCGGGTCTGCTGAACTTCCGCAAGGTGTCGGACGCGCTCGGCAAGACGCCCTGGTACCTGCGGCTCCTGCGGGACGAGGGGGCCGCGGCGGAGAACCTCGCGCGCGTGCTGTCGGCGGGGCGGCTCGCACCGGATCTGCTGCTGCGGGCGCCGGAGGCCGTCGCGCTGCTCGGCGACGGCGACGGGGGCGGGCTCGCACCGCGGGGCCGGGCCCAGCTGGAACAGGAGATCCTCGCCGCGGTGGGCCGTGCCGAGAGCGCCGAGCAGGCGGTCACGGCGGCGCGCGGTGTGCGGCGCCGGGAGCTGTTCCGTACGGCCGCCGCCGACATCGTCGGCTCCTACGGCACCGAGGCCCAGCCGGCCGAGGCCGACCAGGGCGCGCTCGTGGACCTGGTGGGCGGCGCGGTGTCGGACCTGACGGCGGCGACGCTGGCCGGCACGCTGCGGGCCGTGGTGGGCGAGGGCTGGGGGGACTCGCTGCCGACCCGGTTCGCGATCATCGCGATGGGGCGGTTCGGGGGGAACGAACTGGGCTACGGCTCCGACGCGGACGTCGTGTTCGTGCACGAGCCGCGGGAGGGCGTCGACGAGCGGGAGGCCGCCCAGGCGGCGAACCGGGTCGTCGCCGAGATGCGGCGGCTGCTGCAGATTCCGAGCGCGGATCCGCCGCTGCTGATCGACGCGGACCTGCGGCCCGAGGGGAAGTCCGGGCCGCTGGTGCGGACGCTGAAGTCGTACGAGGCCTACTACCGGCGGTGGTCGCTGGTGTGGGAGTCACAGGCGTTGCTGCGGGCCGAGCCGGTGGCCGGGGACGAGGATCTGGGCCGGCGGTTCGTCGAGCTGATCGATCCGCTGCGGTATCCGGCGCGGGGGCTCGACGAGGAGGCGGTGCGGGAGATCCGGCGGCTGAAGGCACGGATGGAGGCCGAGCGGCTGCCGCGCGGTGCGGACCCCAAGCTGCACACCAAGCTGGGGCCGGGCGGACTGTCCGACGTGGAGTGGACCGTGCAGTTGCTGCAGATGCGGCACGGGGCGGCGGAGCCGGGTCTACGGACGACGCGTACGCGTCAGGCGCTGGTGGCGGCGCGGGAGGTGGGCCTGGTCTCGGCGGAGGACGCCTCGATACTCGACGAGGCCTGGGTGCTGGCGACGCGGGTGCGCAACGCGGTGATGCTCGTACGGGGGCGGGCGGGGGACACCTTCCCGTCCGACCCGCGGGAGCTCGCGGCGGTGGGGCGCTACCTGGGACACGGGCCCGGGCACGTCGGGGACATGCTCGACGCCTACCGGCGCACCGCGCGCCGCGCCCGCGGTGTGGTGGAGACCCTGTTCTACGGAACGTAG
- a CDS encoding TetR/AcrR family transcriptional regulator C-terminal domain-containing protein: MTVWDRPEPPARPVPLDRERIVTAAVALADEGGLEAVSLRKVAARLNAGPMRLYGYISTKEELFDLMVEEVQAEILPEEQPGDWREALRILAHRTRQTALRHEWLADLLGGRPALGPNGLAVTEAKLAALDGLADIDTVMRAVETVSAYLTGAIRREVANLRAERATGLSKRDWQRASGPHVTRMLATGRFPALAKAVYDGTDVDAEASFATGLDWVLDAVAAKLTRPPA, encoded by the coding sequence ATGACTGTGTGGGACCGGCCGGAGCCGCCGGCTCGCCCCGTGCCGCTCGACCGGGAGCGGATCGTCACCGCCGCCGTCGCGCTGGCCGACGAGGGCGGGCTGGAGGCGGTGTCGTTGCGCAAGGTCGCCGCCCGGCTGAACGCCGGCCCGATGCGGCTGTACGGATACATCTCCACCAAGGAAGAGCTGTTCGACCTCATGGTGGAGGAGGTCCAGGCCGAGATCCTCCCCGAGGAGCAGCCCGGTGACTGGCGGGAGGCGCTGCGCATCCTCGCCCACCGCACCAGGCAGACCGCTCTCCGTCATGAATGGCTGGCCGACCTGCTCGGCGGCCGCCCGGCCCTGGGCCCGAACGGCCTCGCCGTGACCGAGGCCAAGCTGGCCGCTCTCGACGGCCTCGCCGACATCGACACCGTCATGCGCGCTGTGGAGACTGTCAGCGCCTACCTCACCGGCGCGATCAGGCGCGAGGTCGCGAACCTGCGGGCCGAGCGCGCCACGGGTCTGTCGAAGCGCGACTGGCAGCGCGCCTCCGGCCCGCATGTGACGAGAATGCTGGCCACGGGCCGCTTCCCGGCGCTGGCCAAGGCCGTGTACGACGGGACGGACGTGGACGCCGAGGCATCCTTCGCGACCGGCCTGGACTGGGTCCTCGACGCCGTGGCCGCCAAACTCACCCGGCCGCCGGCGTGA
- a CDS encoding NAD(P)/FAD-dependent oxidoreductase: protein MRHRIAVVGAGPAGLAFARVLHRHGHPVAVLERDPAPDARPPGGTLDLHEGLGQLALDKAGLLAEYQALSRPEGQAMRILDTDGTVLRDWRPRPDDRANPEIDRGQLRDLLLGPLDVQWGRSVTRVVPGTPDGARVHFADGRQETFDLVVGADGAWSRVRPAVSPVTPHYTGVTSVESSLDDVDTRHPGLARLIGDGSVAAYGANRSLVAQRGSGGHVKVYAKFRAPLDWHTHLDPADDEAVRSSLLALFDGWAPPVLDLLRHGTGFVHRPFHTLPVSHTWNHVRGVTLLGDAAHLMPPLGAGANLAMLEGAELAESVATGPGDPDETVRAFEERMWARASRWAEITTAGLERLVSPDPTEALAHFDQVQPS from the coding sequence ATGAGACATCGTATCGCCGTGGTCGGGGCCGGCCCTGCCGGTCTTGCCTTCGCCCGTGTCCTGCACCGCCACGGCCACCCCGTCGCCGTCCTGGAACGCGATCCCGCCCCCGACGCCCGCCCCCCGGGCGGCACGCTGGACCTGCACGAAGGGCTGGGCCAGCTCGCTCTGGACAAGGCAGGGCTGCTGGCGGAGTACCAGGCGCTGTCCCGCCCCGAGGGGCAGGCCATGCGCATCCTGGACACGGACGGGACCGTCCTGCGCGACTGGCGACCCCGTCCGGACGACCGGGCCAATCCCGAGATCGACCGCGGGCAACTGCGTGACCTGCTGCTCGGCCCTCTGGACGTCCAGTGGGGCCGGAGCGTGACGCGGGTGGTGCCGGGGACCCCGGATGGCGCACGGGTCCATTTCGCGGACGGGCGGCAGGAGACGTTCGACCTCGTGGTCGGCGCGGACGGCGCCTGGTCCCGGGTCCGCCCGGCAGTCTCGCCGGTGACGCCGCACTACACCGGCGTCACCTCGGTCGAAAGCTCCCTCGACGACGTCGACACCCGCCACCCCGGCCTCGCCCGGCTGATCGGCGACGGTTCCGTGGCCGCGTACGGCGCGAACCGCTCCCTCGTCGCCCAGCGGGGCAGCGGCGGCCACGTCAAGGTGTACGCCAAGTTCCGGGCGCCGCTGGACTGGCACACGCACCTTGACCCGGCCGACGACGAGGCCGTGCGGTCGAGCCTGCTGGCCCTGTTCGACGGCTGGGCCCCTCCCGTTCTCGACCTCCTCCGCCACGGCACCGGTTTCGTCCACCGTCCCTTCCACACCCTGCCCGTGTCCCACACCTGGAACCACGTCCGCGGGGTGACGCTGCTCGGCGACGCCGCTCACCTGATGCCCCCGTTGGGGGCGGGCGCCAACCTCGCGATGCTGGAAGGCGCCGAACTCGCCGAGTCCGTCGCCACCGGCCCTGGAGATCCGGACGAGACCGTCCGCGCCTTCGAGGAGCGGATGTGGGCACGGGCCTCGAGGTGGGCGGAGATCACGACGGCCGGTCTGGAACGCCTCGTGAGCCCGGATCCCACCGAAGCCCTCGCCCACTTCGACCAGGTCCAGCCGTCCTGA
- a CDS encoding VOC family protein, with translation MDMTLEVILLPVSDVDRAKEFYRDKVGFTVDLDGEVMEGVRIVQLTPPGSGCSIALVDGLQVPTGTPQPGTYHGMQLCVTDAKAAYEELTSRGLEVSEPQQFSPQDGATFMYFKDPDGNGWAIQEYRRRATEPLHQVLAQLAAEQQ, from the coding sequence ATGGACATGACCCTGGAAGTGATCCTGCTGCCCGTATCCGACGTGGACCGCGCGAAGGAGTTCTACCGGGACAAGGTCGGCTTCACCGTGGACCTGGACGGCGAGGTCATGGAGGGCGTACGGATCGTGCAGCTGACACCGCCCGGCTCCGGCTGTTCGATCGCCCTGGTCGACGGTCTCCAGGTGCCGACGGGGACGCCGCAGCCGGGGACGTACCACGGGATGCAGCTCTGCGTGACGGACGCCAAGGCGGCATACGAGGAACTGACCTCGCGCGGGCTCGAGGTCAGCGAGCCGCAGCAGTTCTCGCCGCAGGACGGGGCGACGTTCATGTACTTCAAGGATCCGGACGGCAACGGCTGGGCGATCCAGGAGTACCGGCGCCGGGCGACGGAGCCGCTGCACCAGGTGTTGGCCCAACTGGCCGCCGAACAGCAGTAG